In a genomic window of Apteryx mantelli isolate bAptMan1 chromosome 2, bAptMan1.hap1, whole genome shotgun sequence:
- the TOMM7 gene encoding mitochondrial import receptor subunit TOM7 homolog has translation MGTRPQPPAQGYDAGRAPPLSLAAGMPKLSKEAKQRLQQLFKGSQFAIRWGFIPVVLYLGFRRGADPGMPEPTILSLLWG, from the exons ATGGGCACCCGCCCACAGCCGCCGGCGCAGGGTTACGACGCCGGCCGggctcctcctctctccctcgcCGCCGGAATGCCGAAGCTCAGCAAGGAGGCCAAGCAGCGGCTGCAGCAGCTCTTCAAGGGCAGCCAGTTCGCCATCCGCTGGGGCTTCATCCCCGTCGTGCTCTATCTAG GTTTTAGGAGAGGTGCAGATCCTGGAATGCCTGAGCCAACTATTTTGAG tCTACTTTGGGGATGA